The nucleotide window CTGGTGAAAGGGAAGTCTGCGGCCGTTTCGAAGGAACAGCTCTTTCATTTGAGAAACTTTGTAAGCGGCAGGATGAAGGAGTTTGGGACAGCCATCGCCGGAGGAGACGTTTCCGCGGCGCCTTATAAACGCCGGGACAGGACGGGGTGCGACTACTGTGATTTCCAGTCTGTCTGCGGTTTTGATAAAAAGACGGCGGGCTATGACTATAAACGGCTGGCAGAACGGAAGCCGGAGGAGATTTGGAAAGAGATGGCTGAGAAGGATGAAAGCGGCGGGAAAGGCAGGTGAGACAGTTGGCTGTGGAATGGACAAATGAGCAGAAACAGATAATCGGGCTGCGTGACCGCAACATTCTGGTTGCGGCTGCGGCGGGCAGCGGAAAGACGGCGGTGCTGGTTGAGAGAATCCTGTCCATGATCACCGATGAGGATCATCCTGTGGATATAGACAGGCTGCTGGTGGTGACCTTTACCAACGCCGCTGCGGGCCAGATGAAGGAACGTATTGCAAAGCGGCTTTCCGGCCGGCTGGAAGAAGAGCCGGACGACCGGAACCTGAAACGCCAGGAGGACCTGCTTCCCCATGCCAAGATCATGACCATCGACAGCTTCTGTCTTTATATAGTGCGGAATTATTTCAGCAGCCTGGACCTGGACCCGGATTTTCGAATCGGGGATGAAGGAGAATTGAAGCTGCTCCGCGAGGATGTCATGAAAGCCCTGCTGGAGAGAAAATATGAGGAAGCGGCTCCGGAATTCTTCCAGTTCGTGGAAAGCTATGCCGAGGGGAAGGGAGACGGAGGGATACCGGATTATATCGAGAAGCTGTATCAGTTTGCATCTGCTTATCCAAATCCATACAGACAGCTGGAACAGTGGAAGGACCAGCTGGAGGCCGGCTCCGCGGAAGCTGCCCGGTCTGCGGGATGGATGGAGTGTCTCATGGATGAGATCCATCTGGAGGCGGAGGAATTGGCTGCCCGTTTTACGGCGGCGAGAGAGGTCTGTCTGGAACCGGGAGGCCCATATTATTATGAGGAGATGTTCCGGTCAGATGAACGGATTGTCAAGGGCCTGCTGTCTGCCCAGTCTTATGAGGAAGCGGCAGAGATCTTATCGGGATTAAAAACGGCGTTTGTTCGTAAGCCTTCTAAAAAGGATCCGGCGGTGGACGATGAGAAGAAAGCGTTTTTGTCCGCCCTTCGGGATGAGATGAAAAAGGCTCTGCAGGACATGGCGAAGCAATATTACCTGGGGGATATGGAACAGGTGCTTTCCGATATCCGAGGATGCAGCGGACCGCTCTGCGAGCTGGTAGATCTTGCAGCAGAGTTCGGGCAAGACTATTCCGCGGCCAAACGGGAAAAGAATCTGGTGGATTTTGGGGATATTGAACATTTTGCTTTAAAGGTCCTGACGGAGGAAGGCCCGGACGGGGAATTTCTCCCCACGGAAGCGGCGGCGGAGATGAGCAAGAGCTTCTATGAGATCATGATCGACGAATATCAGGACAGCAACCGGATCCAGGAAGAGATTCTGCGCAGCGTATCCAGGGAAAGGGACGGGCATCCCAATATCTTCATGGTGGGTGATGTAAAGCAAAGTATTTATAAGTTCCGGCAGGCGAGACCGGAGCTTTTTATGGAAAAATATGAAGCCTATACGGCAGAAGACAGCCTGCATCAGAAGATAGATCTCCATCGGAACTTCCGCAGCAGGGAAGAAGTACTAAGAACTGTCAACTTCTTTTTTAGCCAGCTGATGGAAAAGAAGCTGGGGGGGATTTCATACGACGAAGACGCGGCCCTCGTTCCGGGACGTGAATTTCCGGAAGGAGATGGAGAACAGGCGGGGGAAAACCGCAGTACGGAGTTCATTTTCCTGGATTCCGGGAAGGACCGGGATAAGGAAGCCGACGCGAAGCTTGCGGAATACCAGGCGAAGGAGCTGGAAGCAAAGGCAGTCGCCAAACGGATCCGGGAACTGACGGACCCGGTCTCAGGATATAAGATTTACGACAGCCAGACGGAAGGATACCGGACAGCCAGATATGGAGACATTGTGATTCTTCTGAGGACAGTCACCGGCTGGGCGGAGGTCTTTGTGGACAGCCTGATGGAAGCCGGAATTCCTGCCTACGCTCAGTCCAGGACCGGATATTTTACAGCCAGGGAAGTGCAGTGTGTGCTTCATCTGCTGCGGGTGATCGACAATCCCATGCAGGACATTCCCATGGCCGCGGTGATGAAATCTCCCATGGGAGGCTTCACATCGGAAGAATTGGCGCTGATAACCGCTGATTTTCGCGCAGATATCGTGCCAAAGGAAACGAGAGGGCTTTATGGAGCCGTGAAACATTGCCTTGAAGAAAAGGGAGCAGAGGAACAAGGCGGAAGCTATGCCATGGTGTCGGAGGAGCTTCGCGGAAAGGTGCGCAGATTTTACGATATGATCCGTGACTTCCGGGAAAAAGCTGTGTATATGAGGCTTCACCAGCTGCTTCGCTATATTCTGGAAAAGACCGAGTACGAATATATCCTGGCTGCTTCGCCGGGAGGCCGGCTTAAGCTGGCAAATATAGAGATGCTCATAAAACGGGCGGTCGACTATGAGAATACCAGTTATCAGGGGGTATTTCAATTTGTCCGTTATATCGAGAACCTGCAGAAATATTCGGTGGATTTCGGCGAAGCTTCCCTGGCCGGGGAGCAGGAGGATACGGTGCGTATCACAAGTATCCATAAAAGCAAGGGGCTGGAATATCCCATTGTGATCCTGGCCGGCGCGGGCAAGCTGTTCAACCAGGGAGATGCGAGAGGGAAAATACTGCTCCATCCGGATTTGGGGATCGCGGCGGATTACATCGATACGGAAAGACGGCTGAAGGCAGCCACCCTTCCGAAGAAGGTTTTTCAGAGGCAGCTGCGCCTGGAGAACCTGGGCGAGGAGCTCCGAGTATTGTATGTGGCGCTCACAAGGGCGGAAGAGAAGCTGATCATCACAGGGACGGACCGCTATCTGGAGACGAAGCTCACGAAATGGAACAGTCTCCGCCTGGAGGAGGGAAGAGAACTGCCTTATCAGGAAGTTTCAAGAGCGTCTTCTTATCTCGACTGGATGCTCATGGCGCTGGTGAGGAGCCGTGTTTACGGAGAGATTCTATCCGAACGGGGGATTACCCCTCCGGTATTTCATCCGGTCTACGGAGAAGAAATACCGGCGGTGGTGCATGTGGAGAGTGTGGAGGCGCTGGTGTACCACGAGGTAGAGAAACAGGCATCAGGAGGGCTTCTCAGGGAAAGGCTGACGGATTGGGGCGGACTTCCGGATGAAGAAAAAGTTCTTTCGGGGCAGATAGCGGATCAGCTATCTTATGTGTATCCGTATTTGGCGGCCGTATCGGCGCCGAGAAAGTTTACGGTTTCCCAGCTGAAAGAGATGGGCATGACAGAAGGGGAAGAAGAGGCGGTCCGCCTTATGGAGGATCAGGACAAGGACGCGGACAGAAAACGCCCGGCCTTTTTGGAAAAAGAGGAAGAACTGTCGGGAGCGGCCAGGGGCACCGCCTACCACCGGGTGCTGGAGCTCCTCCCCATGACTACGGAGGCCAAAAGGGAAAGTGTGGAGGAAGCAGTCATGCTTCTGGAAAAACAAGGTCTTCTGCCCTCTGGTACGGGAGAGCGGCTGAATCTGGGGAGAATCACAAAATTTCTGGATTCTCCCCTGGGACAAAGGATGGCAGAAGGAGAACGTCTTGGGACGCTCAGGAAAGAGCAGCAGTTCGTCATGGGAGTGCCGGCGGCCAGAATCTGTTCAGAGTATGGGGAAGCCGGGCTGTCGGAGGAGAGGATGCTCGTTCAGGGCATCATCGACGCCTGGTTTGAAGAAGAAGACGGACTAGTCCTGGTGGACTATAAGACGGACAAAGTGGATAAGATGGAAGGAGAGGACGGCGTGAGGCGTTTCCTGGAACGGTACCGGACGCAGGTGGATTATTATCAGGAAGCGTTGGAACAAAACACAGGAAAACGGGTGAAAGAAAGATATCTGTACTCTTTTTCCCTGGAACGGGCGATCCCGCTCTGACGGGCGGCATGTGATCATAAAAAGACGTGGAAAACACGGACGGAGGGAATATATATGGATTCAGGAATTCTGATACCGCAGAGCTCGGTTCTCTGTATGGCGGTCTCACTGGCGGGGATGGTATTGGCGCCTGTTCTAGCGGTGGTATTTTTGAAAAAGAGGACGGGACAGAAGCTGTATCCGCTGTTGGTAGGAGCGCTGACTTTCTTTGTTTTTGTCCGCTTTCTGGAGAACATCTTACATCAGGTGGTGCTGGGGGTGCCCGGAGCGGGAGATATGATCTTGAATAACGGGTGGGTTTATGCAATATACGGCGGTCTAGCTGCCGGAATATTTGAGGAGATCGGACGCTTTGTGGCTTTCAAAAAGCTGCTGAGAAATGAAAGAGGGAAGAGGATATCCCTCATGTACGGCCTGGGACATGGAGGAATCGAGACTCTTCTGGTGGCGCTCAGTCTGGTGAGCACCATGACGCTGGCGTTTGCAGTCAATAAAATGGGGCTGGACGCATATATCGCGACGATTCCCGCCGCGTCTGCCGATACCGTGCAAAACGCCGCGGAATCCATCGCGTCGCAGCCGGCCTGGATCTATCTGCTGTCCTTTCTGGAAAGACTGGTCGCCATGGGGCTTCATCTGAGCCTTTCGGTATTGGTTTACGGCGCCGCCCGGTGCGGGAAAAAATGGCTGCTTCCGGCGGCGATCGGAATCCACGCTTTCAGCGACATGTTCGCGGGACTTTACCAGAAGGGGATACTGGCCAACGTATTTTTAACAGAATTCCTGATTCTGGCGGTCATGGTGATAACGGCTGTGTTTGCCAGAAAATTATATCTGGAATATCCCGATGAAAAAGAGGAGACGGCGGATAATCCAGAGAGGATACCGCAGTAGAGAAGAACAGAATAGAAAAGGAGAGATTGACTATGAGGACGTTTGAAAAATCAAAGAAGCTTGACAATGTCTGTTACGATGTGCGGGGACCGGTGGTCGACGAGGCGAACCGGATGATCGCCGAGAATATCGATATTTTGAAGCTGAATATCGGAAATCCGGCTCCTTTTGGATTCCAGGCGCCGGATGAGGTCATCCATGATATGCAGACCAGACTGCGGGAAGCACAGGGCTATTCCGATTCTAAGGGGGTCTTCGGCGCCAGAAAGGCCATTATGCAGTACTGCAGGATAAAGAAGATTCCCAATGTGACCATGGAGGACATCTATGTGGGAAATGGTGTCAGTGAGCTGATCACCATGTCCATGCAGGGGCTTTTGGATGACGGGGACGAAATCCTGATACCCTCTCCGGACTATCCTCTTTGGACGGCGGCAGCCAATCTGGCCGGCGGCCGGCCGGTGCATTATATCTGTGATGAATCAGCGGATTGGTACCCGGATCTGGATGATATGGAAAAGAAGATCACGGACCGGACGAAGGGGCTTGTGATCATCAACCCCAATAATCCCACCGGCGCGCTGTATCCCAAAGAGCTTTTGGAACGGATCGTGGATATCGCCAGGCGTCATGAACTGATCCTGTTTGCCGACGAGATCTATGACCGCCTTGTGATGGACGGTGAGTCTCATGTCTCGATCGCGTCACTGGCGCCGGATCTGATGTGCGTGACATTCAACGGCCTTTCCAAATCCCACCGGATCGCGGGATTCCGGAGCGGCTGGATGACGCTCAGCGGGAATAAGAAAAGAGCCAAAGGATATATCGAGGGGCTGAACATGCTGTCCTCCATGAGACTCTGCGCCAATGTCCCGGCACAGATGGTAGTACAGACAGCTCTTGGAGGCTATCAGCAGGAACATGTGGATGAGCTTTTGCTGCCGGGAGGACGGATTTATGAGCAGAGGGAGTTCATATACAACGCGCTCAACGATATTCCAGGCATAACGGCGGTGAAGCCCAAGGCGGCGTTTTATATTTTCCCCAAAATAGACGTGAAGAAATTCAATATTCACGACGACGAGCAGTTCGTGCTGGATTTCCTGCGTTCTGAAAAGGTGCTTTTGGTGCACGGAGGCGGATTCAACTGGAAGGAGCCGGATCATTTCCGCGTGGTATACCTTCCCAGGGTCGAAGAGCTTAAGAGCGCTGCCGGCCGTCTGGCAAGGTTTTTGTCTGAATACCGCCAGCCGTAAGTGAATCCGGAGCCATATCCGACAATTCTTTACTTTTTTTTCGGAAATCTTCAGATTTGATTCATGTTTGCACAAGAATTCTTATGTATACTAAGATAAGAGTTTGGATGAAAAAGCAAAGGAGACGCTCATGAATCAAATGACCACGGGAAAAGAGCCTCCCAGATGGCAGAATTCGGGGGAAGGATACGCAGTTGGAAAGAAAAGCTCCGGCAAAGAAAGAGGCGGGAGCGGAAGAAGAGCCGATACAGGGACGTATAAGGTATCGGGCCGGAGACCGGCAGGCCGCCTTGATACTTCCAGACTGGAAGAAAAAAAGCGCATGAGAAGAAATCAAAGGATAAGAAAACGGATCGGGCTTGTCTTCGGAGCTTTTGTCCTTTGTACCGGTTCTTTCCTCGCGGGAAGGCTGACGGCGCCTGCCGGGAGCAAGACACTGGGAAGGACGGATGATTCATTGCCCGGAGAGTCGGGAATGTCACGGAGCGGGTTTATGTCTACGGCGAGCGAACAGGATTTGGAGATGAGCGACGAGGAAAAAAGGGTCTATGTGCTGGAGCACCCGGAAGAGTATCCGGAATCTCTGGTGTCTTTAATGGAAAGCTCCCCGGAAGCATTGGATTTCGTCTATTCTTATCCGGAAGAAAAGAATAAAGAGACGGTCATTGATCTGTCAGGAGAATTGGTCAAAGGGGAGATTCCTCTTTTTATCCAGTGGGACAAGCGATGGGGATACTGGAAATACGGAGACGACCTGATGGCTCTCAGCGGATGCGGCCCCACCTGCCTTTCCATGGTTTATGTGGGACTTACGGGAGACACGTCTATGAATCCAAAGGTAATGGCCGCGTACAGCGAAAGTAACGGCTTTTATCTGGAAAACGTGGGCACCAGCTGGGAGCTGATGGGAGCCGGCGCGGAGGAGCTGGGACTCCAGTCGAATACGATTTCATTGAGCAAGGAGGCGGTCTTTAGAGAGCTGGATGCCGGGCGTCCGCTGATCTGCAGCATGCGGCCGGGGGATTTCACGGCGAACGGGCACTTTATCGTTATATATGGACGGGAAGGAGACGAGCTCCTGGTCCACGATCCCAACAGCCCAAAGCGGAGCGGGATGAAATGGTCCTATTCGGATCTGGAATATCAGATAAAGAATATCTGGTCCTATTCTGTCAGAAGCAAAGACCGGAAGGTTGAAAAAAGCTTTTCTCAGATATGATCTGTGCGGCCGGAAGGATTCAGTCCTTTCGGCCGTTATTGTGTCTTTCTGTAAAAATGCGGCATATAATTTATTGTTAGTTGTTGACAAACAATATTATATGATATATAGTATTAATCAAGAAATAATATTATATATTATAGATAAGGAGTTGGTCGCATGGTATTTAATACAGGTGCCGCTCTCCTGGATGCCATTGTGCTGGCAGTCGTCTCCAGAGACAAGGACGGGACATATGGGTATAAGATCACCCAGGAAGTCCGGGAAGCCATTGACATATCGGAGTCAACGCTGTATCCGGTGCTCAGGAGGCTTCAAAAGGATGAGTGCCTGGAGGTCTACGACAAGGAATACGGGGGCAGGAATCGAAGATATTATAAAGTGACATCGAAGGGAGATGCCCAGCTCAATCTCTACAAAGGGGAATGGCGGCAGTATTCCAGCAAAATATCAATGATCCTTCAGGAGGTGTGAATATGAACAGGGCAGAATATATGAAGGAGCTGGCTTATCTTTTACAGGACGTACCAGATGAGGAAAAGGAAGAAGCCCTTCAATATTATGAGGATTATTTTGACGATGCCGGGGTGGAAAACGAAGCTCAGGTGATCTCAGAGCTTGGCAGGCCGGAAAAGATAGCCGCGATCATCCGGGAGGGAGCGCGCAACGGATATGAAAACCAGGATGCGGAGTACACGGAAGCCGGTTATCGGAATGAGCGCTACCGCAGTCCTCAATATGAAGTGGTGCCGCCGGAGCACTGCAGAAAAGACACAATAGAAGATAAAAATGACAGCCGGGAAGAAAGCGCTTATTCTCAGCAGGAGGATTATCGGGACGCCTCTTATCGGCGCATGGAAGAAGAGACCGATCAGGGTGAGGCTACATGGCGGGAAGGTCCCCAGGAACATGAAGACGATTCGTATCATCAGACCTACAGGGAAGAGCGGCAGGACAGACGCCCGGTCCGGCGCCGTTTCAGCGTGCTGATGTGGATTCTCGTGATATTAGGACTTTTGATGGTATCACCGATTCTGCTCGGAGGAGCCGGCGTGGCGTTCGGAGCTGCCGCAGTGGTCGTCTGCGGCGTCGGCGGAGTGGCTCTGGCCGTGATCCTGGTCGCAGCCGTGCTTCTGGTAGTGAGTGTGATACTGATCGGCATAGGAATCGCGAAGCTTTTGATCTATCCGATAGCAGGAATCATGATATGCGGCGCGGGACTGGTGCTGCTGTCGATAGGAATGTTCTTTACATGGCTGTCCGTCCTGTTCTGCGGAAAAGCGGTGCCCGGCATTATCCATATGATAGGGAACTTTTTTAACTTTCTGTCGCGGAGACTGCGGAGAGGGGGTGCTGCGGCATGAAGCGTTTTACAAAAGTATGTCTGTGGATCTGCGGGATCTCTTTTCTAGTTGGCGTTCTCATGATATCCGTCAGCTGGGCCATGGGCTTCCGGGGATATCATCCGCATGATCGGTATGACTGGGAGCTGGTAGAGAGGAATCAGATCATAGAAGGCGATATCCGGAACGTTTGTCTCAAAGTGAAAGCGGGCAGCATTTTCGTAGAGGAAGGCGATGCCTTTGCGATCACCGCGTCAACAGCCGGAGAGCATTTCAAAAGTACCGTGGAAAACGGCACCTGGACGCTGGAGGAGGCGGAAAAGCACGAAAACGGCACCTCCATTGGCGGATTCTATATCAACGATGACGGTGTCTATCTGAAATCCACCCTGGGTGAAGTCCACATCACAATTCCAAGGGGGGTCCGTCTGGAGCATGTGGAAATAGACGTGCAGGCCGGCGCGGTGGAGATTGAACGGATTTCCTGCGAGACGATGGATATCGATGTGCAGGCAGGATCTGCGGATTTTGCAGCAGACGTGTCGAAGGAGATTTCCGCGGAATGTCAGGCCGGCGGCGTGAGCGGGTTCCTGGACGGGAGAGATGAAGATTTTAATCTGAGTATTGACTGCAACCTGGGAAGCGTTACAGTGGGAACCTATGAGTGCGGCGGCGTATTCAACCGGGATAATGTATCCTATGGCGCGGATAAGAAGATGTCGCTTTCCTGTGACGCTGGGAGCATTGAGTTCGCTTTTTCTGAAAATGATTGAGTTCATAGCAAATTTGAAGTAGAATGGGTGAGAAGCCCAAAGTATGCTTATAGGAGGAATGGAGCATGGAACCAAAAAGATTATACCGTTCTGTAAGGGACAGGATGCTGCTGGGCGTGTGCGGCGGTATCGGGGAGTATTTCGGCGTTGACGCTACGATCATCCGTGTGGTTTGGGCGCTTTTTGGCTGTACGGGCGCCGGTATCCTGGCGTATTTTATAGCGGCTGTGATCATGCCGCAGAATCCGGAAAATTAGTATAGGAAGGCCTGAATATTTTTCTTAAAAACGGCGATGCTCTAAGTAGCCCTGGAGGACAGGGGGAAAGGAGCATTGTTTTTATGGGAAAGAAAAAAGATAAGCCGATCGATTTGGAAAATCTGACGCCGGAAGAGAAATTAAAGCTGGAAATCGCCGATGAGATCGGCGTTTATCAGAAGGTGTTAGACGGTGGCTGGAGATGTCTTTCAGCGAAAGAATCCGGACGTATCGGAGGTCTGATGACGAAGAAAAAAAGAGAGCTGAGTAAATCCTGAAACTTCTTAATCTTTTCTAAAATCCGAAGGGAGAGACTGGAAAGTTAGGGAAGAATATGGTACTATGGATACCGAGAGAACTGCCGGAAAGCCGGCGGGAGGGAGATGTCCATGAACATATTGTTTTTCCTGACTCCCAAAAGTGATGTGGAATTTGTGTATGAAGACTATACTCTTCGGCAGACCATTGAAAAGATGGAGTACCATCGATTTTCCGAGGTGCCGGTCGTCAGCCGGGACGGCAGATACGCAGGCACTATTACGGAGGGAGATTTGCTCTGGTATGTGAAGGAGGACTGGGACCTGAACATACGCGAGGCAGAGAATGTCCGCATTATGAACATCAGGCGGAAAAAGAAGACCGCGGCCGTGTCCGTAAATGCGAAGATGGAGGACCTGATGGAAAAGGTCATGAATCAGAATTTCGTTCCGGTGGTGGACGATAATGATATCTTTATCGGCATCGTAAAACGGAAGGATATCATCCATTATTGTTATGAACATATGGTAAAATGTGAATAGTCCCCGAAGGACAGGGGATACGGGGTATTTTCCCGGCGGCGGAGCGGCATCGTTTTTGATGCCGCTCCGCTGTCTGCGCGGATAAGATCAGAAGAAGAAACGATTGTCAAAGAAGCGTTTATCTGTTAAGATTTTAGCGTCGATATTAAAAATACAAAATACTTTTTGGAATCATTCATAATAAGCTCCGATTAAGCTCCAGTTGGACACCGGCAGAAATTCCGGACCGTCACGATTTCGGCTCGCTGGCGATGCAGGGGCCGCTTTATCCCCGCTCCAGGAGTACCGCTCACATGTCGACGGAAAATCTGGATGATTTTTCGTCTCCGGTTCGCTCAGAAACGGAATCGGTATTTTTCGTTTCTGCCTCCCTCCGTCTGGGGAACACCGGCCTTTGCTCTGCGGCGCTCACCTTTAGGCCGGCCCGAAATCTTTCTGCCGGAGCCCTGCCCGCCGCACCGTTTCGGATGATTTCCGTTCCATTGATTCCAGAAAAGGATCGGATATCCACACGGCCTGCGCGCCTAACGGCAGCGGGCCGCGGTAGACCGCCCCAATAGCTTTTGAGGAAAACAGAAGATGCTTTGGTGCGGGAGGAAGAGCAGGAGGAACGATCTGATTCCATCGTAAGGCGAGCGCCGCAAAGATCGTGGTTACGGCTGCCAGCGAGCTGTCTGGATGGAAGCGGATTTCCTCCTGCCTTTCAATCATACAAAGGAAGCTTGTTTAAAAAGTATTCAAAGGTATAGTTCAAAAAGTCCGGCTATATTTGGCAGGTGGTATGGCAATATGAACGGAAATGGGGTAGAGTTATGAAAAAGAAAAGAGAAGAGATTCCCGGGAGAGACGCGTTCCGCAGCAGAATGGGTTTTATCGTGGCCTGTGTCGGCTCCGCAGTGGGAATGGGAAATATCTGGATGTTTCCATACCGGACAGGAAAATTCGGCGGAGCGGCTTTTCTGATCCCGTATTTTATTTTTGTAGTGTTATTGGGCTTTTCCGGCGTGATCGGTGAAATGGCTTTCGGCCGTTCCATGGGGACAGGCCCCGCGGGGGCCTTTGAGAAGGCCATGAAGCTGCGGGGGAAAAAGGGAGGAAAGCTGATCGGCTTGATTCCCGTAATCGGTTCCCTGGGAATTGCCATCGGATATTCGGTAGTAGTAGGCTGGTTTTTAAAATATCTGTGCGGAGCTTTGGCCGGAAACTTAGGGAAGGTTGGGGACATGGGAGCGTACTTCGGCGCTCTGGCCGGAAATTTCGGCAGTATTGGCTGGCATATGCTGGGGCTTGCCATAACCTTTGCCATCATGCTGTTTGGCGTATCCAGGGGGATTGAAAAAATGAACAAGGTAATGATGCCGGCCTTCTTTGTATTTTTTGTGATTCTTCTGGTTCGCGTTTTTACACTGGAGGGCGCCTCGGAGGGCTACCGCTATCTGTTCATTCCAAGATGGGAATCACTGGCGGATGTGAAGACTTGGGTCTACGCCCTGGGGCAGGCCTTTTTCTCTCTGTCCCTGGCAGGCTCCGGGACCATAG belongs to Qiania dongpingensis and includes:
- the addA gene encoding helicase-exonuclease AddAB subunit AddA — protein: MEWTNEQKQIIGLRDRNILVAAAAGSGKTAVLVERILSMITDEDHPVDIDRLLVVTFTNAAAGQMKERIAKRLSGRLEEEPDDRNLKRQEDLLPHAKIMTIDSFCLYIVRNYFSSLDLDPDFRIGDEGELKLLREDVMKALLERKYEEAAPEFFQFVESYAEGKGDGGIPDYIEKLYQFASAYPNPYRQLEQWKDQLEAGSAEAARSAGWMECLMDEIHLEAEELAARFTAAREVCLEPGGPYYYEEMFRSDERIVKGLLSAQSYEEAAEILSGLKTAFVRKPSKKDPAVDDEKKAFLSALRDEMKKALQDMAKQYYLGDMEQVLSDIRGCSGPLCELVDLAAEFGQDYSAAKREKNLVDFGDIEHFALKVLTEEGPDGEFLPTEAAAEMSKSFYEIMIDEYQDSNRIQEEILRSVSRERDGHPNIFMVGDVKQSIYKFRQARPELFMEKYEAYTAEDSLHQKIDLHRNFRSREEVLRTVNFFFSQLMEKKLGGISYDEDAALVPGREFPEGDGEQAGENRSTEFIFLDSGKDRDKEADAKLAEYQAKELEAKAVAKRIRELTDPVSGYKIYDSQTEGYRTARYGDIVILLRTVTGWAEVFVDSLMEAGIPAYAQSRTGYFTAREVQCVLHLLRVIDNPMQDIPMAAVMKSPMGGFTSEELALITADFRADIVPKETRGLYGAVKHCLEEKGAEEQGGSYAMVSEELRGKVRRFYDMIRDFREKAVYMRLHQLLRYILEKTEYEYILAASPGGRLKLANIEMLIKRAVDYENTSYQGVFQFVRYIENLQKYSVDFGEASLAGEQEDTVRITSIHKSKGLEYPIVILAGAGKLFNQGDARGKILLHPDLGIAADYIDTERRLKAATLPKKVFQRQLRLENLGEELRVLYVALTRAEEKLIITGTDRYLETKLTKWNSLRLEEGRELPYQEVSRASSYLDWMLMALVRSRVYGEILSERGITPPVFHPVYGEEIPAVVHVESVEALVYHEVEKQASGGLLRERLTDWGGLPDEEKVLSGQIADQLSYVYPYLAAVSAPRKFTVSQLKEMGMTEGEEEAVRLMEDQDKDADRKRPAFLEKEEELSGAARGTAYHRVLELLPMTTEAKRESVEEAVMLLEKQGLLPSGTGERLNLGRITKFLDSPLGQRMAEGERLGTLRKEQQFVMGVPAARICSEYGEAGLSEERMLVQGIIDAWFEEEDGLVLVDYKTDKVDKMEGEDGVRRFLERYRTQVDYYQEALEQNTGKRVKERYLYSFSLERAIPL
- a CDS encoding YhfC family intramembrane metalloprotease; translation: MDSGILIPQSSVLCMAVSLAGMVLAPVLAVVFLKKRTGQKLYPLLVGALTFFVFVRFLENILHQVVLGVPGAGDMILNNGWVYAIYGGLAAGIFEEIGRFVAFKKLLRNERGKRISLMYGLGHGGIETLLVALSLVSTMTLAFAVNKMGLDAYIATIPAASADTVQNAAESIASQPAWIYLLSFLERLVAMGLHLSLSVLVYGAARCGKKWLLPAAIGIHAFSDMFAGLYQKGILANVFLTEFLILAVMVITAVFARKLYLEYPDEKEETADNPERIPQ
- a CDS encoding pyridoxal phosphate-dependent aminotransferase, translating into MRTFEKSKKLDNVCYDVRGPVVDEANRMIAENIDILKLNIGNPAPFGFQAPDEVIHDMQTRLREAQGYSDSKGVFGARKAIMQYCRIKKIPNVTMEDIYVGNGVSELITMSMQGLLDDGDEILIPSPDYPLWTAAANLAGGRPVHYICDESADWYPDLDDMEKKITDRTKGLVIINPNNPTGALYPKELLERIVDIARRHELILFADEIYDRLVMDGESHVSIASLAPDLMCVTFNGLSKSHRIAGFRSGWMTLSGNKKRAKGYIEGLNMLSSMRLCANVPAQMVVQTALGGYQQEHVDELLLPGGRIYEQREFIYNALNDIPGITAVKPKAAFYIFPKIDVKKFNIHDDEQFVLDFLRSEKVLLVHGGGFNWKEPDHFRVVYLPRVEELKSAAGRLARFLSEYRQP
- a CDS encoding C39 family peptidase, coding for MNQMTTGKEPPRWQNSGEGYAVGKKSSGKERGGSGRRADTGTYKVSGRRPAGRLDTSRLEEKKRMRRNQRIRKRIGLVFGAFVLCTGSFLAGRLTAPAGSKTLGRTDDSLPGESGMSRSGFMSTASEQDLEMSDEEKRVYVLEHPEEYPESLVSLMESSPEALDFVYSYPEEKNKETVIDLSGELVKGEIPLFIQWDKRWGYWKYGDDLMALSGCGPTCLSMVYVGLTGDTSMNPKVMAAYSESNGFYLENVGTSWELMGAGAEELGLQSNTISLSKEAVFRELDAGRPLICSMRPGDFTANGHFIVIYGREGDELLVHDPNSPKRSGMKWSYSDLEYQIKNIWSYSVRSKDRKVEKSFSQI
- a CDS encoding PadR family transcriptional regulator produces the protein MVFNTGAALLDAIVLAVVSRDKDGTYGYKITQEVREAIDISESTLYPVLRRLQKDECLEVYDKEYGGRNRRYYKVTSKGDAQLNLYKGEWRQYSSKISMILQEV
- a CDS encoding DUF1700 domain-containing protein; the protein is MNRAEYMKELAYLLQDVPDEEKEEALQYYEDYFDDAGVENEAQVISELGRPEKIAAIIREGARNGYENQDAEYTEAGYRNERYRSPQYEVVPPEHCRKDTIEDKNDSREESAYSQQEDYRDASYRRMEEETDQGEATWREGPQEHEDDSYHQTYREERQDRRPVRRRFSVLMWILVILGLLMVSPILLGGAGVAFGAAAVVVCGVGGVALAVILVAAVLLVVSVILIGIGIAKLLIYPIAGIMICGAGLVLLSIGMFFTWLSVLFCGKAVPGIIHMIGNFFNFLSRRLRRGGAAA
- a CDS encoding DUF4097 family beta strand repeat-containing protein, which gives rise to MKRFTKVCLWICGISFLVGVLMISVSWAMGFRGYHPHDRYDWELVERNQIIEGDIRNVCLKVKAGSIFVEEGDAFAITASTAGEHFKSTVENGTWTLEEAEKHENGTSIGGFYINDDGVYLKSTLGEVHITIPRGVRLEHVEIDVQAGAVEIERISCETMDIDVQAGSADFAADVSKEISAECQAGGVSGFLDGRDEDFNLSIDCNLGSVTVGTYECGGVFNRDNVSYGADKKMSLSCDAGSIEFAFSEND
- a CDS encoding PspC domain-containing protein translates to MEPKRLYRSVRDRMLLGVCGGIGEYFGVDATIIRVVWALFGCTGAGILAYFIAAVIMPQNPEN
- a CDS encoding small, acid-soluble spore protein, alpha/beta type, with protein sequence MGKKKDKPIDLENLTPEEKLKLEIADEIGVYQKVLDGGWRCLSAKESGRIGGLMTKKKRELSKS
- a CDS encoding CBS domain-containing protein: MNILFFLTPKSDVEFVYEDYTLRQTIEKMEYHRFSEVPVVSRDGRYAGTITEGDLLWYVKEDWDLNIREAENVRIMNIRRKKKTAAVSVNAKMEDLMEKVMNQNFVPVVDDNDIFIGIVKRKDIIHYCYEHMVKCE